A genomic window from Solanum dulcamara chromosome 11, daSolDulc1.2, whole genome shotgun sequence includes:
- the LOC129872986 gene encoding phosphatase IMPL1, chloroplastic produces MGRCLLSSTFSSLRICQLPRILLPCKTFSTNSQLFQHGFCTSLPTSGRFCTKAAISEVGTKKEYSKIAADSTGSIPSSELLQVVETAAKTGAQVVMDAVNKPRNVTYKGLTDLVTDTDKSSEVAILEVVRKNFPDHLILGEEGGIIGDSSSDYLWCIDPLDGTTNFAHGYPSFAVSVGVLFRGKPAAAAVVEFVGGPMCWNTRIFSAAAGKGAFANGETIHVSRTDKVEQSLLVTGFGYEHDDPWATNMELFKEFTDVSRGVRRLGAAAVDMCHVALGIAEAYWEYRLKPWDMAAGVLIVEEAGGAVSCMDGGRFSVFDRSVLVSNGLLHAKLLKKIGPATENLKSKGIDFSVWFKPENYHTEV; encoded by the exons ATGGGAAGATGTCTTCTTTCATCcacattttcttctttgagaATTTGTCAGTTACCCAGAATTCTTCTTCCTTGTAAGACTTTTAGCACAAATTCACAACTTTTTCAACATGGGTTTTGTACAAGTTTGCCCACCAGTGGAAGATTTTGTACCAAGGCTGCTATATCGGAGGTGGGTACCAAGAAAGAGTACTCAAAGATTGCTGCTGATTCAACCGGAAGTATCCCCTCCAGTGAGCTACTACAAGTAGTTGAAACTGCTGCCAAGACTGGTGCTCAG GTCGTAATGGATGCTGTGAATAAGCCTCGAAATGTTACCTATAAAGGGCTCACTGACCTAGTGACCGA CACAGATAAAAGTAGTGAAGTTGCAATCCTTGAAGTTGTGAGGAAGAATTTTCCAGATCATCTAATTCTTGGGGAGGAAGGAGGAATTATTGGGGACTCGTCATCTGATTATCTTTGGTGCATTGATCCCTTAG ATGGAACAACAAACTTTGCACATGGCTATCCCAGCTTTGCAGTCTCTGTGGGTGTTCTTTTTAGAGGGAAGCCAGCTGCAGCTGCTGTG GTTGAGTTTGTTGGTGGCCCTATGTGTTGGAATACTCGAATATTTTCTGCAGCTGCAG GAAAAGGAGCCTTTGCTAATGGTGAAACGATTCATGTCAGTCGAACTGACAAG GTGGAACAATCTCTTCTAGTGACTGGATTTGGATATGAGCACGATGATCCATGGGCAACCAATATGGAATTGTTCAAGGAATTTACTGATGTCAGCCGG GGTGTGAGAAGGCTTGGTGCTGCTGCAGTGGATATGTGTCATGTTGCTTTGGGGATTGCCGAAGCATATTGGGAATATCGTCTAAAGCCATGGGACATGGCTGCTGGAGTTCTG ATAGTTGAAGAGGCTGGAGGGGCAGTTTCATGTATGGATGGAGGAAGGTTTTCAGTATTTGATAGATCTGTCTTGGTATCCAATGGTTTGCTCCATGCAAAG CTCCTTAAGAAAATTGGTCCAGCAACGGAGAATTTGAAGAGCAAAGGGATTGATTTCTCAGTGTGGTTCAAGCCAGAAAATTACCATACAGAAGTTTGA
- the LOC129875288 gene encoding uncharacterized protein LOC129875288 produces MVIKMKAYLKALSLWETIESEDDPPPLGPNPTVAQMKIYEDSKSRKPKALTCLHSALSDVIFTRIMTCETPKEAWEKLKEEFDGSDRVKAVKLLTLKREFEMLRMKEGDTVKEYSAKLMEIVNKIRLFGETFPDSKVVEKMMISLPGRFESKISAIEESCDLKTLSIAELISKLQAQEQRSRIRDGEVAEVAFQAQHKGKQPMKDNRRMEGDKVAKGKPWKESSKKGKFPPCSHCKRTNHQEKDCWFKGKPSIQCRFCKKMGHIEKNCRAKQNQPQQHHAQQANFVEESEKEEESLFMASHEENTSKKSSWFIDSGCTVICRTMSSCFTHLTSRSKLKLGWEMVKQLMHMERV; encoded by the coding sequence ATGGTGATAAAGATGAAGGCTTATCTCAAAGCTCTTAGTCTATGGGAAACAATAGAAAGTGAAGATGATCCTCCTCCACTTGGACCAAATCCAACAGTTGCACAAATGAAGATTTATGAAGATTCAAAGTCAAGGAAACCAAAGGCTCTCACATGTCTTCATTCAGCACTTTCAGATGTGATTTTCACAAGAATAATGACTTGTGAAACACCTAAAGAAGCATGGGAGAAGCTAAAAGAGGAGTTCGATGGAAGTGATAGAGTGAAGGCTGTCAAACTCTTAACTCtcaaaagagaatttgagatgTTAAGGATGAAAGAAGGAGATACTGTGAAAGAGTATTCTGCCAAACTTATGGAAATTGTAAACAAAATAAGGTTGTTTGGTGAAACCTTTCCAGATTCAAAAGTGGTGGAGAAGATGATGATAAGCTTACCAGGAAGGTTCGAGTCCAAGATTTCAGCAATAGAGGAATCTTGTGATTTGAAGACTTTATCAATTGCAGAACTGATCAGCAAGTTACAAGCCCAAGAGCAAAGATCAAGGATAAGAGATGGAGAAGTAGCAGAAGTGGCATTTCAAGCACAACATAAAGGCAAGCAGCCTATGAAGGACAATAGAAGGATGGAAGGAGATAAAGTAGCAAAGGGAAAACCATGGAAGGAATCTTCAAAGAAAGGGAAGTTTCCACCTTGCAGCCACTGTAAAAGAACCAATCATCAAGAAAAAGACTGCTGGTTCAAAGGAAAGCCATCCATTCAATGTAGATTCTGTAAAAAGATGGGTCATATTGAGAAAAATTGCAGGGCCAAGCAGAATCAACCACAACAACATCATGCGCAGCAGGCAAATTTTGTTGAAGAGTcggaaaaggaagaagaaagcttGTTTATGGCTTCTCACGAAGAAAACACAAGCAAAAAATCCTCATGGTTCATAGACAGTGGATGTACGGTCATATGTCGCACAATGAGCTCTTGTTTCACACACTTGACAAGTCGTTCAAAGCTAAAGTTAGGATGGGAAATGGTGAAACAGTTGATGCACATGGAAAGGGTTTAG
- the LOC129873858 gene encoding uncharacterized protein LOC129873858 codes for MSINDIKAAWIAYNVQSFCILSLLIQALLLLLAPFRKRTGSKILMVFVWSAYMAADWSPAFILNLIVNYSKTRHDKTELMSFWASCMLLHLGGSDHAIAFSLEDNDLWFRYAFTFVFMFMSSAYVFYLSFSQVNYLWIPNVLVFLAGVIKCYERARARFIGSMDKSITLSHPRYEDVVKKKSSEEPHNFREREPDDVEIIQLAYTIFRAYKGVLVEHKFTFEEYGRIRQLLQNRTDLFAFRIAQAELEILHDVLYTKAQIFHERFGNSARSVYWVLLPAALASFSLLVRNNKQKQFDPFDVGLTYSLLIGGMCLDAIAFVVLLYSSTFTIATISRATSRPITWVVKFLKSLKWPRPRALWCWKPSLQQFNLINYGLNRPPKAWECIIDSLHLTNYLDEMIYVKNKCLSPILEAEILRQVEICLNRHDWDCNSYASTFAKCTNKLPVSKELDKNEFLIVWHIVTEIFFNVVDGSEANTRHDSRELNKFRQCSKSLSDYMVYILIFRPFFMPVPNKKKIEETNNKIKELLHGNKKLGQQKACQEIMTKAAEGRIPHESFLYEAFKVVNCLQNESPWCHDRVKCWEIIHKTWIAILFDAAKCSAPRAHAQYLVRGGEILSLIWLLGANCGSMAQFAFFEDSDEEN; via the coding sequence ATGTCtataaatgatattaaggcTGCATGGATTGCCTATAATGTGCAGTCTTTTTGCATTTTAAGCCTCTTAATCCAAGCTTTATTGCTTCTTTTGGCACCATTCAGGAAGAGAACAGGCAGTAAAATCCTGATGGTGTTTGTTTGGTCAGCCTACATGGCTGCTGATTGGTCCCCTGCTTTCATTCTCAATCTCATCGTAAATTACAGCAAAACAAGACATGACAAGACAGAACTTATGTCATTTTGGGCTTCTTGTATGTTGTTGCACTTGGGAGGTTCTGATCACGCGATAGCGTTTTCCCTGGAGGACAATGACCTATGGTTTAGGTATGCCTTCACGTTTGTTTTCATGTTCATGTCCTCTGCCTACGTGTTCTACTTATCATTCTCCCAAGTAAATTATCTTTGGATCCCTAATGTCCTCGTGTTCCTGGCTGGTGTCATCAAATGTTACGAGAGGGCACGTGCTAGGTTCATAGGGAGTATGGATAAGTCCATAACATTGAGTCATCCTAGGTATGAAGATGTTGTGAAGAAGAAGTCGTCAGAAGAACCACACAACTTCCGAGAAAGGGAGCCGGATGATGTGGAGATCATTCAACTTGCATACACAATATTTAGGGCCTATAAAGGTGTTCTGGTGGAGCACAAGTTCACTTTTGAGGAGTATGGTAGAATTCGACAACTCTTGCAAAACAGAACTGATCTGTTTGCTTTTAGAATCGCTCAGGCTGAACTCGAGATTCTACATGATGTTCTATACACGAAGGCCCAAATTTTCCATGAAAGATTTGGGAACTCAGCTCGATCTGTCTATTGGGTTCTGCTTCCTGCAGCATTGGCCTCTTTCTCTTTATTGGTGAGGAACAACAAGCAAAAGCAATTTGATCCGTTCGATGTGGGACTAACTTACAGCTTACTCATTGGAGGTATGTGTTTGGATGCCATTGCTTTTGTTGTCTTGctttattcctcaactttcaCAATTGCCACAATATCAAGGGCAACATCGAGGCCAATCACTTGGGTGGTCAAATTCCTCAAATCTCTAAAATGGCCGCGGCCACGTGCTCTATGGTGCTGGAAACCATCTCTCCAGCAATTCAACCTCATAAACTATGGTTTAAATCGACCTCCAAAAGCATGGGAATGCATAATTGATTCCCTGCACCTTACGAACTATTTGGATGAGATGATATATGTGAAAAACAAGTGCCTTTCTCCTATATTGGAAGCTGAAATTCTAAGACAAGTAGAAATATGTTTAAACAGACATGATTGGGATTGTAACTCGTATGCTTCTACTTTCGCTAAATGCACCAACAAGCTCCCTGTGTCAAAGGAGCTTGACAAGAACGAGTTCCTCATAGTATGGCACATTGTGACAGAGATTTTCTTTAATGTTGTCGATGGATCTGAGGCAAATACTAGACATGATTCAAGAGAGTTGAACAAGTTTAGACAGTGTTCAAAGTCTCTGTCAGACTACATGGTTTACATTCTTATTTTTCGCCCTTTCTTCATGCCTGTTCCTAACAAGAAAAAGATAGAAGAGaccaacaacaaaataaaagaattgcTTCATGGAAACAAAAAATTAGGCCAACAAAAGGCTTGTCAAGAGATCATGACAAAAGCTGCTGAGGGGAGAATCCCTCACGAGTCGTTCTTGTATGAAGCTTTTAAGGTTGTCAACTGCTTACAAAATGAATCTCCTTGGTGCCACGACAGAGTTAAATGTTGGGAGATTATTCATAAAACTTGGATCGCGATATTATTTGATGCTGCCAAATGCTCTGCACCGCGTGCTCATGCACAATATCTTGTGAGAGGCGGTGAAATTTTATCCTTAATCTGGTTGTTGGGTGCTAACTGTGGATCCATGGCTCAGTTTGCATTTTTTGAAGATTCTGATGAGGAAAACTAA
- the LOC129874674 gene encoding protein PHLOEM PROTEIN 2-LIKE A9-like, with translation MALHYQGNHTFCKTEKGYIVYPKALNIVWGNDKRFWKLPKYEKDGAELIQVNWLEVTGCIDNVNIEKKASYDIEFTMSLMTDAFGWSNSPVYLMAKWGDNTQWRKMNLTSDQINGKKMIPKTITITKGKGNNVDKIYFGLYEVWNKKWKGGLKIHSVNLTEI, from the exons ATGGCTCTTCACTATCAAGGCAATCACACATTCTGTAAAACAGAAAAG GGTTATATAGTTTATCCCAAAGCACTTAATATTGTTTGGGGAAACGATAAACGTTTTTGGAAGTTACCCAAATACGA AAAGGATGGTGCAGAACTTATACAAGTAAATTGGCTGGAGGTAACTGGTTGCATTGACAATGTTAATATAGAGAAGAAAGCGTCATATGATATTGAGTTTACAATGTCATTGATGACTGATGCGTTTGGTTGGAGCAATTCACCAGTTTATCTTATGGCTAAATGGGGAGATAATACTCAATGGAGAAAGATGAATTTGACAAGTGATCAGATTAATGGCAAAAAGATGATACCAAAAACTATTACGATAACAAAAGGGAAGGGAAACAATGTTGATAAGATTTATTTTGGATTATATGAAGTTTGGAACAAAAAGTGGAAAGGAGGTCTCAAAATTCATTCTGTAAACCTGACTGAGATCTAG
- the LOC129874675 gene encoding protein PHLOEM PROTEIN 2-LIKE A9-like isoform X1: MASRSLHYQGNHSFSKTEKGYIVYPKSLNIVWGNDKRYWKLPKYEKDDAELMQVNWLEVTGCIDNVNIEKKTSYDIEFTMSLMTDAFGWSNSPVYLMAKWGDNTQWRKMNLTSDQINGKKMISKTITITKGKGNNIGKIHFGLYEVWNKKWKGGLKIHHVNLIET, translated from the exons ATGGCTTCAAGATCTCTTCACTATCAAGGCAATCACTCATTTTCTAAAACAGAAAAG GGTTATATAGTTTATCCAAAATCTCTTAATATTGTTTGGGGAAATGATAAGCGTTATTGGAAGTTACCCAAATATGA AAAAGATGATGCAGAACTTATGCAAGTAAATTGGTTGGAGGTAACTGGTTGCATTGACAATGTTAATATAGAGAAGAAAACGTCATATGATATTGAGTTTACAATGTCATTGATGACTGATGCTTTTGGTTGGAGCAATTCACCAGTTTATCTTATGGCTAAATGGGGAGATAATACTCAATGGAGAAAGATGAATTTGACAAGTGATCAGATTAATggcaaaaagatgatatcaaaaaCTATTACGATAACAAAAGGGAAGGGGAACAACATCGGTAAGATTCATTTTGGGTTGTATGAAGTTTGGAACAAAAAGTGGAAAGGAGGACTCAAAATTCATCATGTAAACTTGATAGAGACTTAG
- the LOC129872988 gene encoding uncharacterized protein PHLOEM PROTEIN 2-LIKE A4-like: MGAKHSIKNPKDREGMPVKTEEPSKLRPERSKTDVNYNTETTNIRVQPPYIRPQLTYNLNETLKEADSPLEIDRSSTDRLYRQLYNGVHLKQKKKKYWDDKVNCFMLYAKDLSITWGEEDRYWNWVDIKETSDENFLAAELKSVCWLEVCGRFDTAALTPETLYEVVFVVKIKENADGLESITLRLIIPNKSSKEVTVNLMNVTEREKWIELTVGEFFTSSEFKRKKKREEIEFFLYETEKLNCKQGLVIKGIVIRPKES, translated from the exons ATGGGTGCAAAGCACTCAATTAAGAATCCAAAAGATAGAGAGGGGATGCCTGTGAAGACAGAAGAACCAAGCAAGCTAAGACCAGAAAGAAGTAAAACAGATGTCAATTATAATACAGAAACAACAAATATAAGAGTCCAGCCTCCATATATAAGACCTCAGCTTACATATAATCTGAATGAGACCTTGAAAGAAGCAGACTCTCCGCTGGAGATCGACAGATCATCCACAGATCGACTATACAGACAGCTATATAATGGAGTTCACctcaaacaaaaaaagaag AAGTATTGGGATGACAAAGTGAACTGCTTTATGTTATATGCAAAAGATCTCTCAATCACTTGGGGAGAAGAAGATCGTTATTGGAATTGGGTAGATATAAAAGAGACAAG TGATGAAAATTTTCTAGCAGCAGAACTAAAAAGTGTGTGCTGGCTGGAAGTTTGTGGGAGGTTTGATACAGCAGCACTTACACCAGAAACATTGTACGAGGTAGTGTTCGTGGTGAAGATAAAAGAAAATGCAGATGGACTGGAATCAATTACCTTGAGGCTTATCATCCCAAACAAGTCAAGCAAAGAGGTTACAGTAAATCTGATGAATGTAACAGAAAGAGAAAAATGGATAGAACTGACAGTAGGTGAGTTCTTCACGAGCAGTGAATttaagaggaagaagaagagggaggagattgaattttttttatatgaaacTGAGAAATTGAATTGTAAACAGGGTTTAGTCATCAAAGGTATTGTTATTCGTCCCAAAGAGTCCTGA
- the LOC129872987 gene encoding lectin-like, whose protein sequence is MGSGWSQDQDLQQNQELSNTSPQSHHNDASVLNEEPKKIMPQSSKSTETNKTKEATRVLRFPHNYEEILKEADSSVDRSSMDKLYDQLYAGVYLNQKRKKYWVDKKSNGNCFMLYARDLLITWAENNHFWHWPLVQESSDVLLPAAELLDVCWLEIHGRFNTTRLSPGLIYEVVFIVMLKDPAYGWENPVNLRLILPDGSSQGHTENLVEKPREKWTEIPAGEFMTSADQKNGEIEFSLYEYEGGNWKRGLVIKGAVLRPKA, encoded by the exons ATGGGGTCAGGGTGGTCACAAGATCAGGACTTACAACAAAATCAAGAACTAAGCAACACTTCTCCTCAAAGCCACCATAATGATGCCTCTGTACTCAATGAAGAACCAAAAAAGATTATGCCACAGAGCAGCAAGAGTACTGAGACTAACAAGACAAAGGAAGCCACTAGAGTACTCAGATTTCCACATAATTATGAAGAAATCCTAAAAGAGGCAGATTCTTCAGTTGACAGATCCTCCATGGACAAACTATATGACCAGCTATATGCTGGAGTATATTTGAACCAAAAGCGAAAG AAATACTGGGTCGATAAGAAGTCAAATGGCAACTGTTTCATGCTGTATGCAAGAGACCTCTTAATCACTTGGGCAGAAAACAACCATTTCTGGCACTGGCCCTTGGTACAAGAGTCAAG TGATGTCCTCCTTCCAGCAGCAGAACTACTAGATGTTTGCTGGCTAGAAATCCATGGAAGATTCAATACAACTAGGCTATCGCCAGGGCTCATTTATGAGGTTGTGTTTATTGTCATGTTAAAGGATCCTGCTTATGGATGGGAAAATCCAGTGAATCTTCGACTCATACTCCCAGATGGTAGCAGCCAAGGACATACCGAGAATTTGGTGGAAAAACCACGAGAAAAATGGACAGAAATCCCAGCAGGAGAGTTCATGACATCAGCAGATCAGAAAAATGGAGAAATAGAGTTCTCTCTATATGAATATGAAGGTGGGAACTGGAAGAGGGGGCTCGTCATTAAAGGTGCTGTCCTCCGTCCAAAAGCCTGA
- the LOC129872591 gene encoding lectin-like, translating to MNCPILPKKTKPKNNNNSSSKIGCLPHNLEEISQYPEPTMEVLLDGQIRYWIDKRTKAKCFFLYAKNLHVLWSEESSKWSLPQYKEHPSDQPVQVYEMETVLSLAVGGSFDATKLSRGVEYKVSLVVLLKKFLSGWEFPLQTILVKPDGTKENQSIEDLMEKPKREWIKIQLGTFIIPQEMESITNLEFYVHERKGRKLKMGLVIKGVEISV from the exons ATGAATTGTCCAATACTTCCTAAAAAAACAAAAccaaagaacaacaacaatagcagcaGCAAGATCGGTTGCCTTCCGCATAACTTGGAAGAAATCTCACAATATCCAGAGCCTACTATGGAAGTACTTTTGGACGGACAAATTAGG TATTGGATTGATAAAAGGACAAAGGCAAAATGCTTCTTCTTGTATGCCAAAAATCTACATGTCCTATGGTCAGAAGAAAGCAGTAAGTGGAGTCTTCCCCAATACAAGGAGCATCCAAG TGATCAACCAGTTCAAGTTTATGAAATGGAAACAGTTCTATCACTAGCTGTTGGTGGAAGTTTTGATGCAACAAAGCTTTCACGGGGAGTAGAGTACAAAGTTTCACTTGTGGTGTTATTGAAGAAATTTCTTTCAGGATGGGAATTTCCACTGCAAACAATACTTGTTAAGCCAGATGgtacaaaagaaaatcaaaGTATTGAAGATCTTATGGAAAAACCAAAAAGGGAATGGATAAAAATTCAACTAGGGACTTTCATCATTCCACAAGAGATGGAAAGTATCACAAATTTGGAATTCTATGTGCATGAAAGGAAAGGTAGAAAACTTAAGATGGGACTGGTCATCAAAGGTGTTGAAATTTCTGTCTAA